One genomic window of Corticium candelabrum chromosome 21, ooCorCand1.1, whole genome shotgun sequence includes the following:
- the LOC134196617 gene encoding uncharacterized protein LOC134196617 isoform X2 has protein sequence MMVSIATCLFFTLTICGVGYGRNYISDSDGECNSAYCSCGPYRLRMKKRSTSELVNVSSLFDRKVRSGNTTLTIVMNSTSAHISWLGMFFYPFGHNPEEPSNACNYIVASTDAAAGIEVCKVVTLKEACEVANRKQGDCRPFDESAVNTHFNADCQKNGSRVDIRISTCQHTVSGSDSGYESPFNVNWWPFYEGRLYAAIVGGNNKLTGSHLYNCPAYSSNYTDIEVISHDLGKWQSELLNMVVI, from the exons ATGATGGTCAGTATCGccacttgcttgttttttaCACTTACTATTTGTGGAGTCGGTTATGGACGAAACTACATAAGCGATAGCGATGGCGAGTGTAATTCAGCCTATTGTTCGTGCGGTCCTTACCGCTTGAGGATGAAGAAACGTTCTACTTCAGAGTTGGTGAACGTCAGCTCTCTATTTGACCGAAAAGTGCGTTCAGGGAATACCACATTGACCATCGTTATGAATTCAACGTCGGCGCACATATCCTGGTTGGGTATGTTCTTCTATCCGTTTGGGCACAATCCTGAAGAACCCTCGAATGCTTGCAACTACATTGTTGCGAGTACAGATGCAGCAGCTGGTATTGAGGTTTGCAAG GTTGTAACTCTGAAAGAGGCATGTGAAGTGGCCAATCGAAAACAAGGAGACTGCAGGCCCTTTGATGAGAGTGCTGTCAATACTCACTTCAACGCTGACTGTCAGAAAAATGGCTCTCGCGTTGATATTAGAATATCTACCTGTCAGCACACAGTTTCTGGAAGTGACAGCGGTTATGAATCTCCCTTTAACGTGAATTGGTGGCCTTTCTAC GAAGGTCGTTTGTATGCAGCAATTGTTGGAGGAAACAACAAGCTAACTGGCAGTCATTTATACAATTGTCCAGCATACAGTTCTAATTACACTGACATTGAAGTAATATCTCATGATTTGGGTAAGTGGCAGTCAGAATTGTTAAATATGGTTGTTATCTGA